A window of Eriocheir sinensis breed Jianghai 21 unplaced genomic scaffold, ASM2467909v1 Scaffold602, whole genome shotgun sequence genomic DNA:
TTCACCTGGTTCACCTGGTCTGTAGTAGCCTGGTTCACCTGGGCGACGGTCACCTGGTTCACCTGGTTCGCCTGGTCTGTAGTAGCCTGGTTCACCTGGGCGACGGTCACCTGGTTCACCTGGGCGACGGTCACCTGGTTCACCTGGGCGACGGTCACCTGGTTCACCTGGGCGACGGTCACCTGGTTCACCTGGTTCACCTGGTCTGTAGTAGCCTGGTTCACCTGGGCGACGGTCACCTGGTTCACCTGGTTCGCCTGGTCTGTAGTAGCCTGGTTCACCTGGGCGACGGTCACCTGGTTCGCCTGGTCTGTAGTAGCCTGGTTCACCTGGGCGACGGTCACCTGGTTCGCCTGGTCTGTAGTAGCCCGGTTCACCTGGGCGACGGTCACCTGGTTCGCCTGGTCTGTAATAGCCCGGTTCACCTGGGCGACGGTCACCTGGTTCACCTGGTTCACCTGGGCGACGGTCACCTGGTTCACTTGGTTCGCCTGGTCTGTAGTAGCCCGGTTCACCTGGGCGACGGTCACCTGGTTCACCTGGTCTGTAGTAGCCCGGTTCACCTGGGCGACGGTCACCTGGTTCACCTGGTTCGCCTGGTCTGTAATAGCCCGGTTCACCTGGGCGACGGTCACCTGGTTCACCTGGGCGACGGTCACCTGGTTCACCTGGTTCCCCTGGTCTGTAATAGCCCGGTTCACCTGGGCGACGGTCACCTGGTTCACCTGGTTCCCCTGGTCTGTAATAGCCCGGTTCACCTGGGCGACGGTCACCTGGTTCACCTGGTTCACCTGGGCGACGGTCACCTGGTTCACTTGGTTCGCCTGGTCTGTAGTAGCCTGGTTCACCTGGGCGACGGTCACCTGGTTCACTTGGTTCGCCTGGTCTGTAGTAGCCTGGTTCACCTGGGCGACGGTCACCTGGTTCACTTGGTTCGCCTGGTCTGTAGTAGCCTGGTTCACCTGGGCGACGGTCACCTGGTTCACCTGGTTCGCCTGGTCTATAGTAGCCCGGTTCACCTGGGCGCCGGTCACCTGGTTCACTTGGTTCGCCTGGTCTGTAGTAGCCTGGTTCACCTGGGCGACGGTCACCTGGTTCACCTGGTTCGCCTGGTCTATAGTAGCCCGGTTCACCTGGGCGCCGGTCACCTGGTTCACTTGGTTCGCCTGGTCTGTAGTAGCCTGGTTCACCTGGGCGCCGGTCACCTGGTTCACCTGGTTCGCCTGGTTCCCTTGGCTGGCGGGGGCGGCGGTCAGTTGGCGTGTGTCCTGGCTCCCCTGGGCGCCGCTCGACTGGCTCCCGGGGTTCAGGCGCCGCGCCGTCCTTGGGGCCGAAGTAGACGGAGTAGagacccccgccaccgccgccgccgggcGCCGCGTGCTGCGGGTGGTCGGGCAGCGGCCGTGGCGAGCTGCGCCGCTTGGTGCAGCGCGTGTACTCGTAGGCGTGCAGCAGCGTGGCCTCCACAGCATGGGCGTCGCGCTCCGGCGTGTGTCTGCGGCAGGCGCAGGAGTTGCCGCGCGGCAGCATGTAGCTGGGcacggaggaggtggtggagccgGCAGTGGAGGCCACGGACAGGCTCTGCAGGCTGGCGGCGCGGCCCTCCACGGAGAAGCGCTCCACAGAGGCGCGCTCCACGGACCACTTCCTGGGCTGGCGCGCCTTGAGGGGCGCGGCGGCAGACACGCTGCAGAACGGCTGGCTCTGCAGGGAGGCCTCAGGGGCTCCTGCAGGCTCCTGGATCCTCGCGGGCGAGGCTCAGGCTCCTGCCTGCAGGGCTCCTGCTGCGGGCTGCGTGGCGCGGGCCGTCCTGGCGGGCAGCCGCGGCGAGGGGCTGCCAGGGACACGCTGACCGGGGCTAGCCGGCTCATGGGGCTCACTACGTAGCCTCCCCTTGGGCTCTGCCTCCCTCTGTGGCGCCTTGACAGGGCTCCTCTTGGCCTCAGGTTCCCTCTGTGGCGCCTTGACAGGGCTCCTCTTGGGCTCTGGCTCCCTCTGCGGCTCCTTGACAGGACGCCTCTTAGGTTCTGACTCCTTTTGTGGCTCTTTGACAggcctcctcttcatttctgacTCTAACAGTGGTTCTTTGTCAGGCTTtttggtttctggctcatcaccaggcctcctcttggtttctggctcatcaccaggcttcctcttggtttctggctcatcaccaggcctcctcttggtttctggctcatcaccaggcctcctcttggtttctggctcatcaccaggcctcctcttggtttctggctcatcaccaggcctcctcttggtttctggctcatcaccaggcctcctcttggtttctggctcgtcaccaggcctcctcttgatTTCGAGATTATAGTCAGACCTCTCGATTTCTAGCTCATAATCAGATCTCCTCTTGATTTCTAGTTCGTATTCGGTGaccctcttggtttctggctcatcaccaggcctcctcttggtttctggctcatcaccaggactcctcttggtttctggctcatcaccaggcctcctcttagTTTCTGGTTCATCACCAggactcctcttggtttctggctcatcaccaggaatcctcttggtttctggctcatcaccaggcctcctcttagGTTCTGGTacatcaccaggcctcctcttggtttcggGCTCATCTCCAGGCCTCCTTTTGatttctggctcatcaccaggcctcctcttgatttctggctcatcaccagtCCTCTTCTTGATATCTGGCtggtcaccaggcctcctcttggtttctggctcatcaccagtcctcctcttggtttctggcacatcaccaggcctcctcttggtttctggctcatcaccaggcctcctcttggtttctggctcatcaccaggcctcctcttggtttctggctcatcaccaggcctcctcttggtttctggctcatcaccaggcctcctcttggtttctggctcatcaccaggcctcctcttggtttcgggctcatcaccaggcctcctcttgatttctggctcatcaccaggcctcctcttggtttctggctcatcaccaggcctcctcttggctctggctcatcaccaggcctcctcttggtttctggctcatcaccaggcctcctcttggtttctggctcatcaccaggcctcctcttggtttctggctcatcaccaggcctcctcttggtttctggctcatcaccaggcctcctcttggtttctggctcatcaccaggcctcctcttggtttctggctcatcaccaggcctctcttggtttctggctcatcaccaggcctcctcttggtttctggctcatcaccaggcctcctcttggtttctggctcatcaccaggcctcctcttggtttctggctggtcaccaggcctcctcttggtttctggctcatcaccaggcctcctcttggtttctggctggtcaccaggcctcctcttggtttctggctcatcaccaggcctcctcttggtttctggctcttcACCAGGCCTCCTATTGctttctggctcatcaccaggcttcctcttggtttctggctcatcaccaggcctcctcttggtttctggctggtcaccaggcctcctcttggtttctggctggtcaccaggcctcctcttggtttctggctggtcaccaggcctcctcttggtttctggctcatcaccaggcctcctcttggtttctggctcatcaccaggcctcctcttggtttctggttggtcaccaggcctcctcttggtttctggctcatcaccaggcctcctctttgtttctggttggtcaccaggcctcctcttggtttctggctcatcaccaggcctcctctttgtttctggttggtcaccaggcctcctcttggtttctggctcatcaccaggcctcctcttggtttctggctggtcaccaggcctcctcttggtttctggctcatcaccaggcctcctcttggtttctgactcatcaccaggcctcctcttagtttctggctcatcaccaggcctcctcttggtttctggctcatcaccaggcctcctcttggtttctggctcatcaccaggcctcctcttggtttctggctcgtcaccaggcctcctcttggtttctggctcgtcaccaggcctcctcttggtttctggctcatcaccaggcctcctcttggtttctggctcgtcaccaggcctcctcttgatTTCGAGATTATAGTCAGACCTCTCGATTTCTAGCTCATAATCAGATCTCCTCTTGATTTCTAGTTCGTATTCGGTGaccctcttggtttctggctcatcaccaggcctcctcttggtttctggctcatcaccaggcctcctcttggtttctggctcatcaccaggcctcctcttggtttctggttggtcaccaggcctcctcttggtttctggctcatcaccaggcctcctcttggtttctggctcatcaccaggcctcctcttggtttctggctcagaaccaggcctcctcttggtttctggctcatcaccaggcctcctcttggtttctggttggtcaccaggcctcctcttggtttctggctcatcaccaggcctcctcttggtttctggctcatcaccaggcctcctcttggtttctggctcatcaccaggcctcctcttggtttctggctcatcaccaggcctcctcttggtttctggctcatcaccaggcctcctcttggtttctggctcatcaccaggcctcctcttggtttctggctcatcaccaggcctcctcttggtttctggctcatcaccaggcgtactcttggtttctggcaccacaccaggcctcctcttggtttctggctcatcaccaggcttcctcttggtttctggctcagaaccaggcctcctcttggtttctggctcatcaccaggcctcctcttggtttctggctcatcaccaggcctcctcttggtttctggctcatcaccaggcctcctcttggtttctggctcagaaccaggcctcctcttggtttctggctcatcaccaggcttcctcttggtttctggctcagaaccaggcctcctcttggtttctggttggtcaccaggcctcctcttggtttctggctcatcaccaggcctcctcttggtttctggctcatcaccaggcctcctcttggtttctggctcatcaccaggcctcctcttggtttctggtacatcaccaggcctcctcttggtttctggttggtcaccaggcctcctcttggtttctggttGGTCACCAGGCCTCCTATTGGTTTCTGGTtggtcaccaggcctcctcttggtttctggctcatcaccaggcctcctcttggtttctggctcatcaccaggcctcctcttggtttctggctcatcaccaggcctcctcttggtttctggctcatcaccaggcctcctcttggtttctggctcatc
This region includes:
- the LOC126993336 gene encoding mediator of RNA polymerase II transcription subunit 15-like isoform X17, encoding MLWRPRCCTPTSTRAAPSGAARHGRCPTTRSTRRPAAAVAGVSTPSTSAPRTARRLNPGSQSSGAQGSQDTRQLTAAPASQGNQANQVNQVTGAQVNQATTDQANQVNQVTGAQVNRATIDQANQVNQVTVAQVNQATTDQANQVNQVTGAQVNRATIDQANQVNQVTVAQVNQATTDQANQVNQVTVAQVNQATTDQANQVNQVTVAQVNQATTDQANQVNQVTVAQVNQVNQVTVAQVNRAITDQGNQVNQVTVAQVNRAITDQGNQVNQVTVAQVNRATTDQANQVNQVTVAQVNQATTDQANQVTVAQVNQATTDQANQVNQVTVAQVNQATTDQVNQVNQVTVAQVNQVTVAQVNQVTVAQVNQVTVAQVNQATTDQANQVNQVTVAQVNQATTDQVNQVNQVTVAQVNQVTVAQVNQVTVAQVNQATTDQANQANQVNQATVAQVNRDTTDQANQVNQVTGAQVNQATTDQANQENQVSAAQVNQKQVIPGQGNQGNQTAGSSSPEPRDEPRTSETRAPGTGTATRPRPRMEPEPLGVPMEPRRPPSEPWKELIEPERPRTSGTLENFSCVMKETSRSEVKPREGNSRPVPAALSWIPTRTREPRENLGFVYRGN
- the LOC126993336 gene encoding mediator of RNA polymerase II transcription subunit 15-like isoform X24, producing the protein MLWRPRCCTPTSTRAAPSGAARHGRCPTTRSTRRPAAAVAGVSTPSTSAPRTARRLNPGSQSSGAQGSQDTRQLTAAPASQGNQANQVNQVTGAQVNQATTDQANQVNQVTGAQVNRATIDQANQVNQVTVAQVNQATTDQANQVNQVTGAQVNRATIDQANQVNQVTVAQVNQATTDQANQVNQVTVAQVNQATTDQANQVNQVTVAQVNQATTDQANQVNQVTVAQVNQVNQVTVAQVNRAITDQGNQVNQVTVAQVNRAITDQGNQVNQVTVAQVNRATTDQANQVNQVTVAQVNRATTDQANQVNQVTVAQVNQATTDQVNQVNQVTVAQVNQVTVAQVNQVTVAQVNQVTVAQVNQATTDQANQVNQVTVAQVNQATTDQVNQVNQVTVAQVNQVTVAQVNQVTVAQVNQATTDQANQANQVNQATVAQVNRDTTDQANQVNQVTGAQVNQATTDQANQENQVSAAQVNQKQVIPGQGNQGNQTAGSSSPEPRDEPRTSETRAPGTGTATRPRPRMEPEPLGVPMEPRRPPSEPWKELIEPERPRTSGTLENFSCVMKETSRSEVKPREGNSRPVPAALSWIPTRTREPRENLGFVYRGN
- the LOC126993336 gene encoding mediator of RNA polymerase II transcription subunit 15-like isoform X23 — its product is MLWRPRCCTPTSTRAAPSGAARHGRCPTTRSTRRPAAAVAGVSTPSTSAPRTARRLNPGSQSSGAQGSQDTRQLTAAPASQGNQANQVNQVTGAQVNQATTDQANQVNQVTGAQVNRATIDQANQVNQVTVAQVNQATTDQANQVNQVTGAQVNRATIDQANQVNQVTVAQVNQATTDQANQVNQVTVAQVNQATTDQANQVNQVTVAQVNQATTDQANQVNQVTVAQVNQVNQVTVAQVNRAITDQGNQVNQVTVAQVNRAITDQGNQVNQVTVAQVNRATTDQANQVNQVTVAQVNQATTDQANQVNQVTVAQVNQATTDQVNQVNQVTVAQVNQVTVAQVNQVTVAQVNQVTVAQVNQATTDQANQVNQVTVAQVNQATTDQVNQVNQVTVAQVNQVTVAQVNQVTVAQVNQATTDQANQANQVNQATVAQVNRDTTDQANQVNQVTGAQVNQATTDQANQENQVSAAQVNQKQVIPGQGNQGNQTAGSSSPEPRDEPRTSETRAPGTGTATRPRPRMEPEPLGVPMEPRRPPSEPWKELIEPERPRTSGTLENFSCVMKETSRSEVKPREGNSRPVPAALSWIPTRTREPRENLGFVYRGN
- the LOC126993336 gene encoding mediator of RNA polymerase II transcription subunit 15-like isoform X41, whose amino-acid sequence is MLWRPRCCTPTSTRAAPSGAARHGRCPTTRSTRRPAAAVAGVSTPSTSAPRTARRLNPGSQSSGAQGSQDTRQLTAAPASQGNQANQVNQVTGAQVNQATTDQANQVNQVTGAQVNRATIDQANQVNQVTVAQVNQATTDQANQVNQVTGAQVNRATIDQANQVNQVTVAQVNQATTDQANQVNQVTVAQVNQATTDQANQVNQVTVAQVNQATTDQANQVNQVTVAQVNRATTDQANQVNQVTVAQVNQATTDQANQVTVAQVNQATTDQANQVNQVTVAQVNQATTDQVNQVNQVTVAQVNQVTVAQVNQVTVAQVNQVTVAQVNQATTDQANQVNQVTVAQVNQATTDQVNQVNQVTVAQVNQVTVAQVNQVTVAQVNQATTDQANQANQVNQATVAQVNRDTTDQANQVNQVTGAQVNQATTDQANQENQVSAAQVNQKQVIPGQGNQGNQTAGSSSPEPRDEPRTSETRAPGTGTATRPRPRMEPEPLGVPMEPRRPPSEPWKELIEPERPRTSGTLENFSCVMKETSRSEVKPREGNSRPVPAALSWIPTRTREPRENLGFVYRGN
- the LOC126993336 gene encoding mediator of RNA polymerase II transcription subunit 15-like isoform X29, which encodes MLWRPRCCTPTSTRAAPSGAARHGRCPTTRSTRRPAAAVAGVSTPSTSAPRTARRLNPGSQSSGAQGSQDTRQLTAAPASQGNQANQVNQVTGAQVNQATTDQANQVNQVTGAQVNRATIDQANQVNQVTVAQVNQATTDQANQVNQVTGAQVNRATIDQANQVNQVTVAQVNQATTDQANQVNQVTVAQVNQATTDQANQVNQVTVAQVNQATTDQANQVNQVTVAQVNQVNQVTVAQVNRAITDQGNQVNQVTVAQVNRAITDQANQVNQVTVAQVNRAITDQANQVTVAQVNRATTDQANQVNQVTVAQVNQATTDQVNQVNQVTVAQVNQVTVAQVNQVTVAQVNQVTVAQVNQATTDQANQVNQVTVAQVNQATTDQVNQVNQVTVAQVNQVTVAQVNQVTVAQVNQATTDQANQANQVNQATVAQVNRDTTDQANQVNQVTGAQVNQATTDQANQENQVSAAQVNQKQVIPGQGNQGNQTAGSSSPEPRDEPRTSETRAPGTGTATRPRPRMEPEPLGVPMEPRRPPSEPWKELIEPERPRTSGTLENFSCVMKETSRSEVKPREGNSRPVPAALSWIPTRTREPRENLGFVYRGN
- the LOC126993336 gene encoding mediator of RNA polymerase II transcription subunit 15-like isoform X43; translated protein: MLWRPRCCTPTSTRAAPSGAARHGRCPTTRSTRRPAAAVAGVSTPSTSAPRTARRLNPGSQSSGAQGSQDTRQLTAAPASQGNQANQVNQVTGAQVNQATTDQANQVNQVTGAQVNRATIDQANQVNQVTVAQVNQATTDQANQVNQVTGAQVNRATIDQANQVNQVTVAQVNQATTDQANQVNQVTVAQVNQATTDQANQVNQVTVAQVNQATTDQANQVNQVTVAQVNQVNQVTVAQVNRAITDQGNQVNQVTVAQVNRAITDQGNQVNQVTVAQVNQVTVAQVNRAITDQANQVNQVTVAQVNRATTDQANQVNQVTVAQVNQATTDQANQVNQVTVAQVNQATTDQVNQVNQVTVAQVNQVTVAQVNQVTVAQVNQATTDQANQANQVNQATVAQVNRDTTDQANQVNQVTGAQVNQATTDQANQENQVSAAQVNQKQVIPGQGNQGNQTAGSSSPEPRDEPRTSETRAPGTGTATRPRPRMEPEPLGVPMEPRRPPSEPWKELIEPERPRTSGTLENFSCVMKETSRSEVKPREGNSRPVPAALSWIPTRTREPRENLGFVYRGN
- the LOC126993336 gene encoding mediator of RNA polymerase II transcription subunit 15-like isoform X20 codes for the protein MLWRPRCCTPTSTRAAPSGAARHGRCPTTRSTRRPAAAVAGVSTPSTSAPRTARRLNPGSQSSGAQGSQDTRQLTAAPASQGNQANQVNQVTGAQVNQATTDQANQVNQVTGAQVNRATIDQANQVNQVTVAQVNQATTDQANQVNQVTGAQVNRATIDQANQVNQVTVAQVNQATTDQANQVNQVTVAQVNQATTDQANQVNQVTVAQVNQATTDQANQVNQVTVAQVNQVNQVTVAQVNRAITDQGNQVNQVTVAQVNRAITDQGNQVNQVTVAQVNQVTVAQVNRAITDQANQVNQVTVAQVNRATTDQANQVNQVTVAQVNQATTDQVNQVNQVTVAQVNQVTVAQVNQVTVAQVNQVTVAQVNQATTDQANQVNQVTVAQVNQATTDQVNQVNQVTVAQVNQVTVAQVNQVTVAQVNQATTDQANQANQVNQATVAQVNRDTTDQANQVNQVTGAQVNQATTDQANQENQVSAAQVNQKQVIPGQGNQGNQTAGSSSPEPRDEPRTSETRAPGTGTATRPRPRMEPEPLGVPMEPRRPPSEPWKELIEPERPRTSGTLENFSCVMKETSRSEVKPREGNSRPVPAALSWIPTRTREPRENLGFVYRGN
- the LOC126993336 gene encoding mediator of RNA polymerase II transcription subunit 15-like isoform X10, with amino-acid sequence MLWRPRCCTPTSTRAAPSGAARHGRCPTTRSTRRPAAAVAGVSTPSTSAPRTARRLNPGSQSSGAQGSQDTRQLTAAPASQGNQANQVNQVTGAQVNQATTDQANQVNQVTGAQVNRATIDQANQVNQVTVAQVNQATTDQANQVNQVTGAQVNRATIDQANQVNQVTVAQVNQATTDQANQVNQVTVAQVNQATTDQANQVNQVTVAQVNQATTDQANQVNQVTVAQVNQVNQVTVAQVNRAITDQGNQVNQVTVAQVNRAITDQGNQVNQVTVAQVNQVTVAQVNRAITDQANQVNQVTVAQVNRATTDQANQVNQVTVAQVNQATTDQANQVNQVTVAQVNQATTDQVNQVNQVTVAQVNQVTVAQVNQVTVAQVNQVTVAQVNQATTDQANQVNQVTVAQVNQATTDQVNQVNQVTVAQVNQVTVAQVNQVTVAQVNQATTDQANQANQVNQATVAQVNRDTTDQANQVNQVTGAQVNQATTDQANQENQVSAAQVNQKQVIPGQGNQGNQTAGSSSPEPRDEPRTSETRAPGTGTATRPRPRMEPEPLGVPMEPRRPPSEPWKELIEPERPRTSGTLENFSCVMKETSRSEVKPREGNSRPVPAALSWIPTRTREPRENLGFVYRGN
- the LOC126993336 gene encoding mediator of RNA polymerase II transcription subunit 15-like isoform X3 codes for the protein MLWRPRCCTPTSTRAAPSGAARHGRCPTTRSTRRPAAAVAGVSTPSTSAPRTARRLNPGSQSSGAQGSQDTRQLTAAPASQGNQANQVNQVTGAQVNQATTDQANQVNQVTGAQVNRATIDQANQVNQVTVAQVNQATTDQANQVNQVTGAQVNRATIDQANQVNQVTVAQVNQATTDQANQVNQVTVAQVNQATTDQANQVNQVTVAQVNQATTDQANQVNQVTVAQVNQVNQVTVAQVNRAITDQGNQVNQVTVAQVNRAITDQGNQVNQVTVAQVNQVTVAQVNRAITDQANQVNQVTVAQVNRATTDQANQVNQVTVAQVNQATTDQANQVTVAQVNQATTDQANQVNQVTVAQVNQATTDQVNQVNQVTVAQVNQVTVAQVNQVTVAQVNQVTVAQVNQATTDQANQVNQVTVAQVNQATTDQVNQVNQVTVAQVNQVTVAQVNQVTVAQVNQATTDQANQANQVNQATVAQVNRDTTDQANQVNQVTGAQVNQATTDQANQENQVSAAQVNQKQVIPGQGNQGNQTAGSSSPEPRDEPRTSETRAPGTGTATRPRPRMEPEPLGVPMEPRRPPSEPWKELIEPERPRTSGTLENFSCVMKETSRSEVKPREGNSRPVPAALSWIPTRTREPRENLGFVYRGN
- the LOC126993336 gene encoding mucin-5AC-like isoform X49, with amino-acid sequence MLWRPRCCTPTSTRAAPSGAARHGRCPTTRSTRRPAAAVAGVSTPSTSAPRTARRLNPGSQSSGAQGSQDTRQLTAAPASQGNQANQVNQVTGAQVNQATTDQANQVNQVTGAQVNRATIDQANQVNQVTVAQVNQATTDQANQVNQVTGAQVNRATIDQANQVNQVTVAQVNQATTDQANQVNQVTVAQVNQATTDQANQVNQVTVAQVNQATTDQANQVNQVTVAQVNQATTDQANQVNQVTVAQVNQATTDQVNQVNQVTVAQVNQVTVAQVNQVTVAQVNQVTVAQVNQATTDQANQVNQVTVAQVNQATTDQVNQVNQVTVAQVNQVTVAQVNQVTVAQVNQATTDQANQANQVNQATVAQVNRDTTDQANQVNQVTGAQVNQATTDQANQENQVSAAQVNQKQVIPGQGNQGNQTAGSSSPEPRDEPRTSETRAPGTGTATRPRPRMEPEPLGVPMEPRRPPSEPWKELIEPERPRTSGTLENFSCVMKETSRSEVKPREGNSRPVPAALSWIPTRTREPRENLGFVYRGN
- the LOC126993336 gene encoding mucin-5AC-like isoform X50, whose protein sequence is MLWRPRCCTPTSTRAAPSGAARHGRCPTTRSTRRPAAAVAGVSTPSTSAPRTARRLNPGSQSSGAQGSQDTRQLTAAPASQGNQANQVNQVTGAQVNQATTDQANQVNQVTGAQVNRATIDQANQVNQVTVAQVNQATTDQANQVNQVTGAQVNRATIDQANQVNQVTVAQVNRAITDQANQVNQVTVAQVNRATTDQVNQVNQVTVAQVNRAITDQANQVTVAQVNRATTDQANQVNQVTVAQVNQATTDQVNQVNQVTVAQVNQVTVAQVNQVTVAQVNQVTVAQVNQATTDQANQVNQVTVAQVNQATTDQVNQVNQVTVAQVNQVTVAQVNQVTVAQVNQATTDQANQANQVNQATVAQVNRDTTDQANQVNQVTGAQVNQATTDQANQENQVSAAQVNQKQVIPGQGNQGNQTAGSSSPEPRDEPRTSETRAPGTGTATRPRPRMEPEPLGVPMEPRRPPSEPWKELIEPERPRTSGTLENFSCVMKETSRSEVKPREGNSRPVPAALSWIPTRTREPRENLGFVYRGN
- the LOC126993336 gene encoding mediator of RNA polymerase II transcription subunit 15-like isoform X4 → MLWRPRCCTPTSTRAAPSGAARHGRCPTTRSTRRPAAAVAGVSTPSTSAPRTARRLNPGSQSSGAQGSQDTRQLTAAPASQGNQANQVNQVTGAQVNQATTDQANQVNQVTGAQVNRATIDQANQVNQVTVAQVNQATTDQANQVNQVTGAQVNRATIDQANQVNQVTVAQVNQATTDQANQVNQVTVAQVNQATTDQANQVNQVTVAQVNQATTDQANQVNQVTVAQVNQVNQVTVAQVNRAITDQGNQVNQVTVAQVNRAITDQGNQVNQVTVAQVNQVTVAQVNRAITDQANQVNQVTVAQVNRATTDQVNQVNQVTVAQVNRAITDQANQVTVAQVNRATTDQANQVNQVTVAQVNQATTDQVNQVNQVTVAQVNQVTVAQVNQVTVAQVNQVTVAQVNQATTDQANQVNQVTVAQVNQATTDQVNQVNQVTVAQVNQVTVAQVNQVTVAQVNQATTDQANQANQVNQATVAQVNRDTTDQANQVNQVTGAQVNQATTDQANQENQVSAAQVNQKQVIPGQGNQGNQTAGSSSPEPRDEPRTSETRAPGTGTATRPRPRMEPEPLGVPMEPRRPPSEPWKELIEPERPRTSGTLENFSCVMKETSRSEVKPREGNSRPVPAALSWIPTRTREPRENLGFVYRGN
- the LOC126993336 gene encoding mediator of RNA polymerase II transcription subunit 15-like isoform X48 — its product is MLWRPRCCTPTSTRAAPSGAARHGRCPTTRSTRRPAAAVAGVSTPSTSAPRTARRLNPGSQSSGAQGSQDTRQLTAAPASQGNQANQVNQVTGAQVNQATTDQANQVNQVTGAQVNRATIDQANQVNQVTVAQVNQATTDQANQVNQVTGAQVNRATIDQANQVNQVTVAQVNQATTDQANQVNQVTVAQVNQATTDQANQVNQVTVAQVNQVNQVTVAQVNRAITDQANQVTVAQVNRATTDQANQVNQVTVAQVNQATTDQVNQVNQVTVAQVNQVTVAQVNQVTVAQVNQVTVAQVNQATTDQANQVNQVTVAQVNQATTDQVNQVNQVTVAQVNQVTVAQVNQVTVAQVNQATTDQANQANQVNQATVAQVNRDTTDQANQVNQVTGAQVNQATTDQANQENQVSAAQVNQKQVIPGQGNQGNQTAGSSSPEPRDEPRTSETRAPGTGTATRPRPRMEPEPLGVPMEPRRPPSEPWKELIEPERPRTSGTLENFSCVMKETSRSEVKPREGNSRPVPAALSWIPTRTREPRENLGFVYRGN
- the LOC126993336 gene encoding mediator of RNA polymerase II transcription subunit 15-like isoform X39; the encoded protein is MLWRPRCCTPTSTRAAPSGAARHGRCPTTRSTRRPAAAVAGVSTPSTSAPRTARRLNPGSQSSGAQGSQDTRQLTAAPASQGNQANQVNQVTGAQVNQATTDQANQVNQVTGAQVNRATIDQANQVNQVTVAQVNQATTDQANQVNQVTGAQVNRATIDQANQVNQVTVAQVNQATTDQANQVNQVTVAQVNQATTDQANQVNQVTVAQVNQATTDQANQVNQVTVAQVNQVNQVTVAQVNRAITDQGNQVNQVTVAQVNRATTDQANQVNQVTVAQVNRATTDQANQVNQVTVAQVNQATTDQVNQVNQVTVAQVNQVTVAQVNQVTVAQVNQVTVAQVNQATTDQANQVNQVTVAQVNQATTDQVNQVNQVTVAQVNQVTVAQVNQVTVAQVNQATTDQANQANQVNQATVAQVNRDTTDQANQVNQVTGAQVNQATTDQANQENQVSAAQVNQKQVIPGQGNQGNQTAGSSSPEPRDEPRTSETRAPGTGTATRPRPRMEPEPLGVPMEPRRPPSEPWKELIEPERPRTSGTLENFSCVMKETSRSEVKPREGNSRPVPAALSWIPTRTREPRENLGFVYRGN